One Solanum pennellii chromosome 10, SPENNV200 genomic region harbors:
- the LOC107031828 gene encoding E3 ubiquitin-protein ligase RING1-like, with protein sequence MSTTIATPPQRHHTFWCHECDMSVFLLHPPPNNPHCPHCHSDFLEHMDSITPTILPQFPNHPNPTSDIETPTTFTPSDDNFLLNSPYLHRLIRHLTTTNDAPTPNLHNNSASRSAVAALELLQITSSMLEHDPVILCAVCKDQFLLDMQVKMLPCKHIYHSDCILPWLEMKNSCPVCRFQLPTEEDEVCRRRQDFVAAMRLEEFLGEQEDLFGFRRTLRRVARRHQLDREDTTMGDSLEFLLSPTQIGQTGQGDGVVARANSVETVSSWPNWPLESGSEDEVGGSGNTFGN encoded by the coding sequence ATGTCCACCACCATCGCAACTCCGCCGCAGCGTCACCACACTTTTTGGTGCCACGAATGCGACATGAGCGTCTTCCTCCTTCACCCACCCCCCAATAATCCTCACTGCCCTCACTGCCATTCCGATTTCCTCGAACATATGGACTCTATTACCCCTACCATTCTTCCCCAATTTCCAAATCACCCTAACCCTACCTCTGACATTGAAACCCCCACCACTTTTACTCCCTCTGACGACAACTTCCTCCTCAATAGTCCTTATCTCCACCGTCTAATTCGCCATCTCACCACCACTAACGACGCTCCTACCCCCAATCTTCACAACAATTCCGCGTCCAGATCAGCTGTGGCGGCACTTGAACTACTTCAAATTACCTCTTCCATGCTTGAGCATGATCCGGTTATTCTTTGTGCGGTCTGCAAAGACCAGTTTTTACTCGACATGCAAGTTAAAATGTTGCCTTGCAAACACATATATCATTCTGATTGTATTTTACCATGGCTAGAAATGAAGAATTCATGTCCAGTTTGTAGGTTCCAGTTACCTACGGAGGAAGACGAGGTTTGCCGTAGACGTCAGGATTTTGTTGCAGCAATGAGATTGGAAGAGTTTCTGGGTGAGCAAGAGGATTTGTTTGGGTTTAGGCGCACACTTAGACGTGTTGCCAGGAGGCATCAGCTAGACAGGGAGGACACCACTATGGGTGACAGTTTGGAGTTTCTGCTCTCCCCTACTCAGATTGGCCAGACCGGTCAAGGAGATGGAGTTGTTGCGAGAGCTAATAGTGTGGAGACTGTATCAAGTTGGCCGAATTGGCCACTCGAAAGTGGTAGTGAAGATGAAGTAGGTGGAAGTGGTAACACATTTGGTAATTAA